The following are encoded in a window of Mycobacterium sp. ELW1 genomic DNA:
- a CDS encoding S53 family peptidase, which produces MPIGSIRIRSASRAKWISLVAVAATLVALEYSLTPPDRTPAPPGTISGPYASLLSASTDLGPSGASLVQLVAGLRDDSRPAALIGWAQQQGLSVRWRPGDRWATLTGAATAVGRAFAVAVHDFRGRTGQVFYASPQQPTVPAPILGDVTELGRILGYVPHNESVPVIVPLDVPDQGLGPAGLLRTYNAAPLHESGYSGQGSTVLVFAFDGFDQEDLDMFASAFDLPKFTPELLGDMPSQRSGEATMDLEAIHAVAPGAKKVLVNARGTVSGDATYQKIGALMEEADRRYPGAIWSFSIGWGCDKIATAADLIPARSALRAALRRGTTAFNASGDLAGLECKGGHNWASPPSPDDVGLDSVASLPEMTDVGGTTLSTDADGRWLAEQSWFAPAISHGTGGGVSNLFERPPWQTELRVAAPPGRRLTPDIAAVADPYTGVRIVFRRQHVMGGGTSLAAPIWAGMTALMNDYLRRNGGGPIGELNPLLYEIAQGARLPAFRDVTLGGNAVDDAGPGYDLVTGLGTPDLDHLACDILALQKCGVGCG; this is translated from the coding sequence ATGCCCATTGGGTCAATCCGGATACGAAGCGCCAGTCGGGCGAAGTGGATCTCGCTCGTCGCTGTCGCCGCGACCCTTGTCGCCCTTGAGTATTCGCTCACCCCGCCCGACCGGACACCAGCACCGCCCGGCACCATCAGCGGTCCGTACGCGTCGCTACTGTCGGCATCCACCGACCTGGGTCCATCCGGCGCCAGTCTGGTCCAGCTGGTTGCCGGGCTTCGAGACGATTCCCGACCCGCAGCGCTGATCGGCTGGGCGCAGCAACAGGGATTGTCGGTGCGCTGGCGCCCCGGTGACCGCTGGGCCACGCTGACCGGTGCGGCCACCGCGGTCGGCCGCGCGTTCGCCGTCGCCGTGCACGACTTTCGCGGCCGGACCGGCCAGGTCTTCTACGCCTCGCCGCAGCAGCCGACCGTCCCCGCGCCCATCCTCGGCGACGTAACCGAGCTCGGCCGGATCCTCGGATACGTCCCGCACAACGAATCGGTACCCGTCATCGTGCCGCTGGACGTACCCGATCAGGGCCTGGGACCGGCCGGGTTGCTCCGGACCTACAACGCTGCGCCGCTGCACGAAAGCGGCTACAGCGGCCAGGGCTCGACGGTTCTGGTGTTCGCCTTCGACGGGTTCGACCAAGAAGACCTCGACATGTTCGCGTCCGCTTTCGACTTGCCCAAGTTCACCCCAGAGCTGCTGGGCGACATGCCATCTCAGCGCAGCGGCGAAGCAACCATGGACCTGGAAGCCATCCACGCCGTGGCCCCCGGCGCCAAGAAGGTGCTGGTCAACGCCCGAGGCACGGTGTCCGGCGACGCCACCTATCAGAAGATCGGCGCCTTGATGGAGGAAGCGGACCGTCGGTATCCCGGTGCGATATGGAGCTTTTCGATCGGCTGGGGATGCGACAAGATCGCGACGGCAGCCGATCTGATCCCGGCCCGTTCGGCACTGCGCGCCGCACTGCGGCGCGGCACCACCGCGTTCAACGCCAGCGGCGACCTCGCCGGGCTGGAGTGCAAGGGCGGCCACAACTGGGCCTCGCCACCGTCGCCCGACGACGTCGGCCTGGATTCGGTGGCCTCCCTGCCGGAGATGACCGATGTCGGCGGTACCACGCTGTCCACCGACGCCGACGGGCGCTGGCTGGCCGAGCAGTCGTGGTTCGCACCCGCGATCTCCCACGGCACGGGCGGCGGAGTGTCCAACCTGTTCGAGCGCCCACCGTGGCAGACGGAGCTACGCGTGGCAGCCCCGCCCGGGCGGCGGCTCACCCCGGACATCGCGGCGGTCGCCGACCCGTACACCGGTGTCCGCATCGTCTTTCGACGCCAGCACGTCATGGGTGGCGGCACCTCCCTCGCCGCGCCGATCTGGGCCGGGATGACCGCGCTGATGAACGACTATCTACGGCGCAACGGAGGCGGCCCCATCGGCGAGCTGAACCCGCTGCTATACGAAATCGCCCAGGGCGCAAGGCTTCCCGCTTTCCGCGATGTCACTCTGGGCGGCAATGCCGTCGACGACGCCGGCCCCGGCTACGACCTCGTGACGGGCCTCGGAACTCCGGATCTCGACCATTTGGCATGCGACATCCTGGCGCTGCAGAAGTGCGGTGTCGGATGCGGGTGA
- a CDS encoding zinc ribbon domain-containing protein, translated as MACPACGTEVPAGVFCGSCGAHLNPQPGDGPQWLRPRAFCAAPDEHVLRPAIASSLFPHLSQFSRTPFNLGLVLIVVAMAVAVQLALPGALVTVSALGLPLLFAIYRHQSGIYRDIPRSSLAITVVMGIAMGVGWVFLTGDLVIRETGAPFDAGIAGHRVLRDGLGVAEGGALLMMIPAVVVRLLRPGARESLNGFVIGVLSALSFTAAATFTRLAPQFAAATVAKNRPVEWLLVEAGIRGLAIPLTAACAGGLIGAALWFKRPAGAVRLRRSLVVAALTVFGLIVLGVYAIVGITDVAGLAQEKMLALHIAMALVALLALRLGLQLTLLHEQPDPVHSAPLLCLHCRNVVPEMTFCPSCGAANHASSAKSRADRRAVTPQAGAREDPAADVWPGYSVDAQTYTSPPLPRTSSARVLGSWLLVVVVITTPLIALSASISEPAVVYNCPPDCGRPPTGTPVAALPRFTAPDGRFSVSYPAPGSAYDLSFADNGVTARFTGGDGGTMKLWAIPAGGKSAREVAEEFLAARYPDARTAYEIPNAMVGYQFGYGEVADIWPQDGDASYRHLRLVILVAVKHDLALVAGAIGPYREFGPTFGPGRPASANLELAMDLDKYVNSFSWQGDPPR; from the coding sequence ATGGCGTGCCCGGCGTGCGGCACCGAGGTCCCCGCCGGGGTGTTCTGCGGCTCCTGCGGCGCACACCTGAATCCGCAGCCGGGAGATGGCCCGCAGTGGTTACGGCCGCGCGCGTTCTGCGCCGCGCCCGACGAGCACGTGTTGCGGCCCGCGATCGCCAGTTCGTTGTTTCCGCACCTGTCCCAATTCTCCCGCACACCGTTCAATCTGGGACTGGTCCTCATCGTTGTGGCGATGGCGGTCGCCGTCCAGTTGGCTCTGCCCGGCGCGCTCGTGACGGTCTCGGCGCTCGGCCTGCCACTGCTGTTCGCGATCTACCGGCACCAGTCGGGGATCTACCGCGACATTCCGCGCAGTTCGCTGGCGATCACCGTCGTGATGGGCATCGCGATGGGTGTCGGCTGGGTGTTTCTGACCGGCGATCTGGTGATCCGGGAAACCGGTGCACCATTCGATGCCGGCATCGCCGGGCACCGAGTGCTGCGCGACGGCCTCGGGGTCGCCGAGGGTGGCGCCCTGCTGATGATGATTCCCGCCGTTGTGGTGCGGCTGCTGCGGCCGGGAGCTCGGGAATCGTTGAACGGCTTCGTGATAGGCGTTCTCTCAGCCCTGAGCTTCACCGCGGCGGCGACATTCACCCGGCTTGCACCACAATTCGCGGCTGCCACCGTCGCCAAGAACCGGCCGGTGGAGTGGCTGCTGGTGGAAGCCGGTATCCGCGGGCTGGCCATACCGCTCACTGCGGCCTGCGCCGGCGGATTGATCGGTGCCGCACTGTGGTTCAAGCGCCCCGCCGGTGCCGTCAGGTTGCGGCGGTCGCTGGTGGTTGCCGCGTTGACGGTCTTCGGGCTCATCGTGTTGGGGGTCTATGCGATCGTCGGGATCACCGACGTCGCGGGCCTTGCGCAGGAGAAGATGCTCGCCCTGCATATCGCGATGGCGCTGGTCGCGCTGCTCGCACTGCGACTCGGCCTGCAGCTCACCCTGCTGCACGAGCAGCCCGATCCGGTCCACAGTGCGCCGCTGCTGTGTCTGCACTGCCGAAACGTGGTGCCCGAGATGACGTTCTGTCCGTCATGCGGCGCGGCCAACCACGCATCGTCGGCCAAGTCCCGAGCCGACCGGCGCGCAGTCACCCCGCAGGCAGGAGCGCGGGAGGACCCGGCGGCCGACGTCTGGCCGGGCTACTCGGTGGATGCGCAGACATACACGTCACCGCCGTTGCCTCGCACGTCGAGCGCCCGCGTGTTGGGCTCGTGGCTGCTGGTGGTCGTCGTGATCACCACGCCGCTGATCGCACTGTCCGCGAGCATCTCCGAGCCGGCTGTCGTCTACAACTGCCCGCCGGATTGTGGTCGGCCGCCCACCGGAACGCCGGTCGCGGCGCTGCCCAGATTCACCGCTCCCGACGGCCGGTTCTCGGTGTCCTACCCGGCACCCGGCTCGGCCTATGACCTCTCCTTCGCCGACAACGGTGTGACGGCACGCTTCACCGGCGGCGACGGCGGCACGATGAAGCTGTGGGCCATACCGGCCGGCGGAAAGTCGGCCAGAGAGGTCGCCGAGGAGTTCCTGGCGGCGCGCTATCCGGACGCCCGAACGGCCTACGAGATCCCGAACGCGATGGTCGGCTACCAGTTCGGCTACGGCGAGGTCGCCGACATTTGGCCGCAGGACGGCGATGCCAGTTACCGGCATCTGCGGTTGGTGATCCTGGTCGCGGTCAAGCACGACCTGGCGCTGGTGGCCGGCGCTATCGGCCCCTACCGCGAGTTCGGCCCGACGTTCGGCCCTGGCCGGCCGGCCAGCGCGAACCTGGAATTGGCGATGGACCTGGACAAGTACGTCAACAGTTTTTCCTGGCAGGGCGACCCGCCGCGGTGA
- a CDS encoding GAP family protein: protein MSGDWGAVSAELIPLALVVALSPISILPALLLVLYSARPRAAGLAFAVGWVSGLTVLTVLFLNVPRLLGGSAETSSVWQLRLRLIGGAVLIVTGGWLWLRRKKAVRSSHWLDAIGRWSPARTAAIGLAFGVLNPKIIVACAAAGLAIDAATLGVAGQAVAVGYFVVVAGSGTLLPVLAHAVAATRFDRSLERLRAWIQRRQAEISAVALVVIGAVLLLTGLAGR, encoded by the coding sequence GTGTCGGGTGACTGGGGTGCGGTGTCCGCCGAGCTGATTCCACTGGCTCTGGTGGTGGCGCTCTCACCGATCTCGATACTGCCGGCTCTGCTGCTGGTGCTGTACTCGGCGCGGCCCCGCGCCGCCGGACTGGCGTTCGCGGTCGGCTGGGTGAGCGGGCTGACGGTACTGACGGTGCTGTTCTTGAATGTCCCCCGACTCCTGGGCGGCTCGGCCGAGACATCGTCGGTCTGGCAGTTGCGGCTACGGCTCATCGGCGGCGCCGTGCTGATCGTGACCGGCGGGTGGCTGTGGTTGCGGCGGAAGAAGGCGGTGCGATCGTCGCATTGGCTCGACGCCATCGGCAGGTGGTCCCCGGCCCGCACCGCGGCGATCGGACTGGCGTTCGGAGTTCTCAACCCGAAGATCATCGTCGCTTGTGCCGCAGCGGGTTTGGCGATCGACGCGGCCACGCTCGGAGTGGCCGGTCAGGCTGTGGCGGTGGGGTACTTCGTGGTGGTGGCGGGTTCGGGAACGCTGCTGCCGGTGCTGGCCCATGCCGTGGCGGCGACGCGGTTCGACCGATCGCTGGAGCGCTTGCGGGCGTGGATACAGCGCCGCCAAGCCGAGATCAGCGCGGTTGCGCTGGTGGTCATCGGCGCGGTGCTGCTGCTCACCGGACTTGCCGGCCGCTGA
- a CDS encoding ammonium transporter, translated as MQAIDPAATAWLLASTALVLLMTPGLAIFYGGMVRTTGVLNMIMMSFIAIPLVTVAWLLFGYTLAFSGTNLGGVIGDLSHIGMAGIDPGTVHGQVPELLFSTFQLSFAIITAALISGAIADRAKFAAWMIFVPVWSIVVYAVVAHWVWAPGGWLFKLGVLDYAGGLVVEIVSGSSALALALVLGPRIGFKVDAMRPHNLPFVLLGVGLLWFGWFGFNAGSALAANGTAAAIFLNTLVAGCLGMLGWLSVEQIRDGRPTTFGAASGVVAGLVAITPSCGTVNTLGAAIVGVAAGVVCSFAIGLKFRFGYDDSLDVVGVHFVGGVVGVLLIGFLATAVMTGGPQGLFYGGGLAQLGKQAVAMVVVAAYAFIMSFALAKLIDRTIGFRLSPEDETAGVDFTQHAETAYAEGVHGHQPLRRPLFGDPRPRSDAADED; from the coding sequence TTGCAAGCGATCGATCCTGCCGCCACCGCGTGGCTGCTGGCCAGCACAGCGCTCGTCCTGTTGATGACACCGGGACTGGCCATCTTTTACGGCGGCATGGTCCGCACCACCGGTGTGCTCAACATGATCATGATGAGCTTCATCGCGATCCCCCTCGTCACCGTGGCCTGGCTGCTGTTCGGCTACACGCTGGCGTTCTCCGGAACCAACCTCGGCGGAGTGATCGGCGACCTGTCCCACATCGGGATGGCCGGAATCGACCCGGGCACCGTGCACGGCCAGGTTCCCGAACTGCTCTTCTCCACATTCCAGCTCAGCTTCGCGATCATCACCGCAGCGCTGATCAGCGGCGCGATCGCCGACCGGGCCAAGTTCGCCGCCTGGATGATCTTCGTTCCGGTCTGGTCCATCGTGGTGTATGCCGTTGTCGCGCACTGGGTCTGGGCCCCCGGCGGTTGGCTGTTCAAGCTCGGGGTACTCGACTACGCCGGCGGCCTGGTCGTCGAGATCGTCTCCGGGTCCTCCGCGCTGGCGCTGGCGCTGGTGTTGGGTCCGCGCATCGGATTCAAGGTCGACGCGATGCGTCCGCACAACCTGCCCTTCGTACTGCTGGGCGTCGGACTGCTGTGGTTCGGCTGGTTCGGTTTCAACGCCGGATCCGCGCTGGCCGCCAACGGCACGGCGGCGGCCATCTTCCTCAACACGCTGGTGGCCGGCTGCCTGGGCATGCTCGGCTGGTTGTCGGTCGAGCAGATCCGTGACGGCAGGCCGACGACGTTCGGCGCGGCCTCCGGCGTCGTCGCAGGGCTGGTCGCGATCACACCCTCGTGCGGCACCGTGAACACCCTCGGCGCCGCGATCGTCGGGGTGGCGGCGGGCGTCGTGTGTTCATTCGCGATCGGTCTGAAGTTCCGGTTCGGCTACGACGACTCGCTCGACGTGGTCGGTGTGCACTTCGTCGGCGGCGTGGTCGGGGTGCTGCTGATCGGATTCCTGGCCACCGCGGTGATGACCGGCGGCCCGCAGGGCCTCTTCTATGGCGGCGGGCTGGCTCAATTGGGCAAGCAGGCGGTCGCGATGGTCGTGGTGGCGGCCTACGCGTTCATCATGTCGTTCGCCCTGGCCAAGCTCATCGACCGGACCATCGGCTTCCGGCTCAGCCCCGAAGACGAGACCGCGGGCGTGGACTTCACCCAGCACGCCGAAACCGCGTACGCCGAGGGCGTTCACGGGCATCAGCCACTGCGGCGCCCGCTGTTCGGCGACCCGAGGCCGCGATCCGACGCCGCCGACGAGGACTGA
- a CDS encoding DUF427 domain-containing protein — MNPWPTPEQPGPGQESVWDYPRPPRLEPFTGAITVELGGRVIASTTRSWRVLETSHPPTYYLPREAFADGVLRDAPGASMCEWKGQARYYDLVAGDAVAPRAAWTYPRPTPPFAEIAGAIAVMASMVDRCTVDGETVLPQPGGFYGGWITSRVVGPFKGIPGSMGW; from the coding sequence ATGAACCCATGGCCGACACCGGAACAACCAGGCCCCGGCCAGGAATCAGTCTGGGATTACCCGCGTCCACCCCGCCTGGAGCCGTTCACCGGCGCGATCACCGTCGAACTCGGCGGCCGAGTGATCGCATCCACCACCCGCAGCTGGCGAGTGCTCGAGACCAGTCACCCACCGACCTATTACCTGCCTCGCGAGGCCTTCGCGGACGGTGTGCTGCGCGATGCACCGGGAGCGTCGATGTGTGAGTGGAAAGGCCAGGCGCGCTACTACGACCTGGTGGCCGGCGATGCGGTGGCGCCCAGGGCGGCGTGGACCTATCCCCGGCCGACCCCTCCGTTCGCCGAGATCGCGGGCGCCATCGCGGTGATGGCCAGCATGGTCGACCGGTGCACCGTCGACGGCGAAACGGTATTGCCTCAACCGGGCGGGTTCTACGGCGGCTGGATCACCAGCCGGGTGGTCGGTCCGTTCAAAGGAATCCCCGGCTCCATGGGGTGGTGA
- a CDS encoding DUF1232 domain-containing protein, with product MDGVMGDWWLIPVSLATALVVAWVVLAITLWVAKPDQVGITDLLRLLPDTVRLLKRLAADRQLPRRIRVVLAGVLIFLASPIDLIPDFIPVLGYADDVIITALALRWVTRAAGPGALARHWPGTPDGLAALRRVCRLPDPV from the coding sequence ATGGACGGCGTGATGGGCGACTGGTGGCTGATCCCGGTCTCGCTCGCCACCGCCCTGGTCGTGGCGTGGGTGGTCCTGGCGATCACGCTGTGGGTGGCCAAACCCGACCAGGTCGGCATCACCGACCTGCTTCGCCTGCTGCCCGACACGGTGCGGTTGCTCAAACGCCTGGCCGCCGACCGGCAGCTGCCGCGCCGCATCCGGGTCGTTCTCGCCGGCGTGCTGATATTTCTGGCCTCGCCCATCGACCTGATTCCCGACTTCATTCCGGTGCTCGGCTACGCCGACGACGTGATCATCACCGCCCTCGCCCTGCGTTGGGTCACCCGCGCCGCGGGGCCCGGGGCGCTGGCGCGGCACTGGCCGGGGACGCCCGACGGTCTGGCCGCGCTGCGCCGCGTGTGCCGGTTGCCCGACCCGGTTTGA
- a CDS encoding xanthine dehydrogenase family protein molybdopterin-binding subunit — protein MAAPATRYAGTRVPRVEDTRLLTGHGTYVDDVVRPGMLHACFVRSPFAHARINHIDTSAAVAMPGVHAVLTAADLNHDVHEAWHAVAGKDVADTPRPPLAEGEVKFVGDPIAIVIAENRYLAEDALELIDVDYEPLPAIADFTKAVGHEAVVHEAYPDNVAGGLAGAPPDEEAFAAAAYVADERIYQQTHVPVPIETRGLVVEWIAATQELTVWASTQTPHELRAFAARLLGIPAQGVRVIARDTGGGFGQKVVPMREDMCILLAARKVSAPLKWIEDRRENLMSAGQARHVDGRARMAFDADGAITAVDIDFLQDIGAYPTPYPVLTTAAIGMFFPGPYRVPKSSFNYKTVFTNTSGLAAYRGPWQYETLTREILLDIAARKMGIDPVELRRKNLLRRDEMPFFNPNGMPYDHVAPMETFEQAVKILDHEGFRKEQAEALAQGRYLGLGFSAYIEPTGAATGHLATEGCTVRMEPTGKINVYVNGGSSGNSIETTVVQLTADALGADIADVSTIQGDTAVTPYGAGTQGSRSGPMTAGAVSEAGSILRGQLVAMAAHVLGVDESDVELANSRASVKEDHSKSVSFADLAYRSYYEPQQLAPGMAATLEATARFTSQTMIHWANATHACTCEVDVTTGRVTLTRYIVSEDVGPMINPNIVEGQIAGGTVQGIGGALLENLVYDDEGNPLSTTFVDYLLPTATEVPPIEYGHVEVPGPGVGGYKGCGEGGAIGSTPAVINAINDALAPLGVTVTTLPATPSQIVALIDAAATA, from the coding sequence ATGGCCGCACCAGCCACCCGTTACGCGGGAACCCGTGTCCCGCGAGTCGAGGACACTCGCCTGCTCACCGGGCACGGCACCTATGTCGACGACGTCGTCCGGCCGGGCATGTTGCACGCCTGCTTCGTCCGCAGCCCGTTCGCGCACGCCCGGATCAACCACATCGACACCTCGGCGGCCGTGGCCATGCCCGGTGTGCACGCGGTGCTCACGGCCGCCGATCTCAACCACGACGTCCACGAGGCCTGGCATGCGGTGGCGGGCAAGGACGTCGCGGACACCCCGCGCCCGCCGCTGGCCGAGGGTGAGGTGAAGTTCGTCGGAGACCCCATCGCGATCGTCATCGCCGAGAACCGCTACCTCGCCGAAGATGCCCTCGAACTGATCGACGTCGACTACGAGCCGCTGCCCGCGATCGCCGATTTCACCAAGGCCGTGGGTCACGAGGCGGTGGTTCACGAGGCCTACCCCGACAACGTCGCCGGCGGACTGGCCGGCGCGCCGCCCGACGAAGAGGCGTTCGCCGCGGCCGCCTATGTCGCCGACGAACGGATCTATCAGCAGACCCATGTGCCGGTGCCGATCGAGACCCGCGGCCTGGTCGTCGAATGGATCGCCGCGACACAGGAACTCACCGTGTGGGCCTCCACCCAGACGCCGCACGAATTGCGCGCCTTCGCCGCACGACTGCTCGGCATCCCGGCTCAGGGCGTGCGGGTGATCGCGCGGGACACCGGCGGCGGCTTCGGCCAGAAGGTCGTCCCGATGCGCGAGGACATGTGCATTCTGCTGGCTGCGCGCAAGGTGTCCGCACCGCTGAAATGGATCGAGGATCGCCGGGAGAACCTGATGTCCGCCGGGCAGGCCCGCCACGTCGACGGCCGCGCGCGGATGGCATTCGACGCCGACGGGGCGATCACCGCCGTCGACATCGATTTCCTCCAGGACATCGGGGCCTACCCCACCCCGTACCCGGTGCTGACGACCGCCGCGATCGGGATGTTCTTCCCCGGACCCTACCGGGTGCCGAAGTCGAGCTTCAATTACAAGACGGTGTTCACCAACACCAGCGGCCTGGCCGCTTACCGCGGACCCTGGCAATACGAAACCCTCACGCGGGAAATACTTCTCGACATCGCGGCCCGCAAGATGGGCATCGATCCGGTCGAGCTGCGCCGCAAAAACCTGCTGCGCCGCGATGAGATGCCGTTCTTCAACCCCAACGGCATGCCGTACGACCACGTCGCGCCGATGGAGACCTTCGAGCAGGCCGTCAAGATCCTCGACCACGAAGGCTTCCGCAAGGAGCAGGCCGAGGCATTGGCCCAGGGCCGCTACCTCGGTCTCGGATTCTCCGCCTACATCGAGCCGACCGGCGCGGCGACGGGACACCTGGCCACCGAGGGCTGCACCGTCCGGATGGAGCCGACCGGCAAGATCAACGTGTACGTCAACGGCGGCTCGAGCGGCAACAGCATCGAGACCACCGTCGTGCAACTGACAGCCGACGCGCTGGGCGCCGACATCGCCGATGTGTCGACCATTCAGGGTGATACCGCGGTGACGCCATACGGCGCAGGCACCCAGGGCAGCCGCAGCGGACCGATGACCGCAGGCGCGGTCAGCGAGGCGGGCTCGATCCTGCGTGGCCAGCTCGTGGCGATGGCAGCGCATGTGCTCGGCGTCGACGAGTCCGACGTCGAACTCGCGAACTCCCGGGCCAGTGTCAAGGAAGACCATTCGAAGAGTGTCAGTTTCGCCGATCTGGCTTACCGCTCCTACTACGAGCCCCAACAGCTCGCGCCGGGGATGGCGGCCACGCTGGAGGCCACCGCGCGATTCACCTCGCAGACGATGATCCACTGGGCCAACGCAACTCACGCCTGCACCTGCGAGGTGGACGTCACCACCGGCCGGGTCACACTGACCCGCTACATCGTCAGCGAAGATGTCGGCCCGATGATCAACCCCAATATCGTCGAGGGGCAGATCGCCGGGGGAACCGTGCAGGGCATCGGCGGCGCACTGTTGGAGAACCTGGTGTACGACGACGAGGGAAACCCGTTGTCCACCACGTTCGTCGACTACCTGCTGCCCACCGCGACCGAGGTACCGCCGATCGAGTACGGCCACGTCGAGGTGCCCGGCCCCGGCGTCGGCGGCTACAAGGGATGCGGCGAGGGCGGCGCCATCGGCTCGACCCCCGCCGTGATCAACGCGATCAATGACGCCCTTGCCCCGCTCGGGGTGACGGTCACTACGTTGCCGGCCACGCCCTCGCAGATCGTGGCGTTGATCGACGCGGCCGCGACCGCTTAG
- a CDS encoding (2Fe-2S)-binding protein, protein MHERPIRLSVNGTNYEATVEPRLTLADFLRERCGLTGTHLGCEHGSCGACTVLLDGAAVRSCLVFAVQAEDAEVATVEGVASADGELSPVQAALRDCHGLQCGFCTPGFVMSITALLRDNPHPTDEEIREGLSGNFCRCTGYQGIVNAVHQAAESGAAAT, encoded by the coding sequence ATGCATGAACGTCCGATTCGGTTGTCCGTCAACGGAACTAACTACGAGGCCACCGTCGAACCGCGGCTGACCCTGGCTGACTTCCTGCGCGAGCGGTGCGGCCTGACCGGGACCCACCTGGGATGCGAGCACGGCTCGTGCGGCGCCTGCACGGTCTTGCTCGACGGGGCCGCGGTTCGATCGTGTCTGGTGTTCGCGGTGCAGGCCGAGGATGCCGAGGTCGCCACGGTCGAAGGGGTGGCCTCGGCCGACGGTGAGCTGTCACCGGTGCAGGCCGCCCTGCGTGACTGTCACGGCCTGCAATGTGGTTTCTGCACACCGGGATTCGTCATGTCGATCACCGCGCTGCTGCGCGACAACCCTCATCCCACCGATGAGGAGATCCGCGAGGGCCTGTCGGGCAACTTCTGCCGGTGCACCGGCTATCAGGGCATCGTCAACGCGGTGCACCAAGCCGCTGAAAGCGGCGCGGCCGCAACCTAA
- a CDS encoding xanthine dehydrogenase family protein subunit M — translation MKPAPFDYHRPDSVAAATQMLSEFGDDAKLLGGGQSLVPMLSMRLAFFDNLIDISRLEEMKGIKAHGDSLWIGGGTTHAVVGADERVRASVPLLTRATPLIGHFQIRSRGTIGGSIAHADPAAEYGAVALALDATIEVVSASGRREIPAGEFFAGVWETAMEADEVLVGLRFPVWSGRCGFAVEEFARRHGDFAIAGAVAAVELDDDDKVRRSAIGLLGLSATPRRASVAEAAIAGRPVGDITAEEIGELAMSGLDDIPADLQGSADYRRKVGAAMAAQAWRAAVKEAFDA, via the coding sequence ATGAAGCCGGCGCCCTTCGACTATCACCGGCCCGACAGCGTCGCCGCGGCGACGCAGATGCTCAGCGAATTCGGCGACGACGCCAAGCTCCTCGGTGGCGGACAGAGCCTGGTTCCGATGCTGTCGATGCGCTTGGCGTTCTTCGACAACCTGATCGACATCTCGCGCCTCGAGGAGATGAAGGGCATCAAGGCCCACGGCGATTCCCTGTGGATCGGCGGTGGCACCACCCACGCGGTGGTCGGCGCCGACGAGCGGGTGCGCGCGAGCGTGCCGCTGTTGACCAGGGCCACGCCGCTGATCGGGCACTTCCAGATTCGCAGCCGAGGCACCATCGGCGGGTCGATCGCCCATGCCGATCCGGCCGCCGAATACGGCGCAGTGGCCCTGGCGCTCGACGCCACGATCGAGGTGGTGTCGGCATCCGGGCGACGCGAGATCCCGGCCGGCGAATTCTTCGCCGGGGTGTGGGAGACCGCGATGGAAGCCGACGAGGTGCTGGTGGGTCTGCGCTTCCCGGTCTGGTCCGGCCGGTGCGGCTTCGCGGTGGAGGAGTTCGCCCGTCGCCATGGCGATTTCGCGATCGCCGGCGCTGTTGCCGCCGTCGAACTCGACGACGACGACAAGGTCCGGCGCAGCGCCATCGGACTGCTGGGACTGTCCGCAACACCGAGGCGCGCCTCGGTCGCCGAGGCGGCGATCGCCGGACGCCCGGTCGGCGACATCACCGCCGAAGAGATCGGTGAGCTCGCGATGAGTGGACTCGACGACATTCCGGCCGACCTGCAGGGCTCGGCCGACTACCGGCGAAAGGTCGGCGCGGCCATGGCCGCGCAGGCCTGGCGTGCTGCGGTAAAGGAGGCTTTCGATGCATGA